The following proteins are encoded in a genomic region of Prochlorococcus marinus XMU1408:
- a CDS encoding hydantoin utilization protein A, producing the protein MLMSVLTGFAAGAVHVVSGADHMVAMAPSAIRKPRMALIDGLAWGVGHSAGVLILSILGIMAKDLINVELMSSYAEFLVGISLLIVGFIAIRTSLKVNIHMHQHMHGEESPHQHFHFHSLGDKLHKSHTHAATGLGILHGFAGASHLVAIIPALALPLLGALSYLFAYLLGSVFAMGCVVLGISFAASKANKMFYPFLMRSIGGLSIAIGIFWLQKTSILTF; encoded by the coding sequence ATGTTGATGAGTGTTTTGACTGGCTTTGCAGCTGGAGCAGTTCATGTGGTAAGTGGAGCTGATCATATGGTGGCAATGGCACCTTCTGCAATTAGAAAGCCTCGAATGGCTTTAATAGATGGATTGGCGTGGGGCGTTGGTCATTCAGCGGGAGTTCTGATTCTCTCAATATTAGGGATTATGGCTAAGGACCTAATCAATGTTGAATTAATGTCTTCTTATGCAGAGTTTCTTGTTGGGATAAGTCTTTTGATTGTTGGATTCATAGCTATTAGGACTTCTTTGAAAGTAAACATTCACATGCATCAGCATATGCATGGAGAAGAATCGCCTCATCAACATTTTCATTTCCATTCCCTTGGAGATAAGCTTCACAAAAGTCATACTCATGCTGCAACTGGACTAGGGATTTTGCACGGCTTTGCTGGAGCAAGTCACTTGGTAGCAATAATTCCTGCATTGGCATTACCTTTGTTAGGAGCTTTGTCTTATCTATTTGCATATTTGTTGGGATCAGTATTCGCAATGGGGTGCGTTGTATTGGGTATATCTTTTGCAGCGAGTAAAGCTAATAAAATGTTTTATCCTTTTTTGATGAGATCAATAGGGGGACTATCAATAGCTATAGGAATATTTTGGCTTCAAAAGACCTCG
- the psbN gene encoding photosystem II reaction center protein PsbN, protein MLIGGIVVLLAGSVAYGVYSTFGSGSKELRDTIDEHAKMHELGIAHGHGGNSDAYEMSGKLQKDQIS, encoded by the coding sequence ATGCTAATTGGTGGAATTGTGGTATTACTAGCTGGATCTGTAGCATATGGGGTTTACTCAACATTTGGTTCAGGTTCTAAAGAGCTTAGAGACACAATTGATGAGCATGCAAAAATGCACGAATTAGGAATTGCTCACGGTCATGGTGGAAATTCAGATGCTTATGAAATGTCAGGAAAGCTTCAAAAGGATCAAATATCTTAA
- a CDS encoding high light inducible protein, producing MNKAINYWKIAEQMNGRLAMMGFFAAVINYGFTGWIVPGIV from the coding sequence ATGAACAAAGCAATAAACTACTGGAAAATAGCAGAGCAAATGAATGGTCGTCTAGCCATGATGGGTTTCTTTGCTGCAGTCATTAACTACGGATTCACAGGTTGGATTGTTCCTGGAATTGTCTAG
- a CDS encoding high light inducible protein, with protein sequence MNSGAERFNGLMAMIGIVAGIGAYATTGQFIPGIF encoded by the coding sequence ATGAATTCTGGTGCTGAACGTTTTAATGGTTTGATGGCGATGATTGGCATCGTTGCTGGAATAGGCGCTTATGCAACAACTGGTCAATTCATCCCAGGTATTTTCTAG
- a CDS encoding high light inducible protein: MTTQNKSNRNIDPEKVTAERLNGYAALFGCIALVGAYATTGQIVPGFV, from the coding sequence ATGACTACTCAAAACAAAAGCAACAGAAACATTGATCCTGAAAAGGTAACTGCTGAAAGACTTAACGGCTACGCAGCATTGTTTGGATGCATCGCTCTTGTTGGTGCTTATGCAACAACCGGTCAAATCGTTCCAGGTTTCGTGTAA
- the yidD gene encoding membrane protein insertion efficiency factor YidD has translation MLSKINKVIAFLFVGLIGLYQKWISPLFGPSCRFIPSCSAYGIEAVTKHGPWRGGWLTLIRLSKCHPFTPCGCDPVPEK, from the coding sequence ATGCTATCAAAGATCAATAAAGTAATTGCATTTCTTTTTGTTGGCTTAATTGGCCTATATCAAAAATGGATTTCCCCATTATTCGGGCCTAGTTGTCGATTTATCCCTAGTTGCAGTGCTTATGGGATAGAAGCGGTGACTAAGCATGGCCCTTGGAGAGGAGGCTGGCTAACATTAATAAGATTAAGTAAATGTCACCCTTTCACTCCTTGTGGGTGCGATCCCGTTCCTGAAAAATGA
- a CDS encoding UDP-N-acetylmuramoyl-L-alanyl-D-glutamate--2,6-diaminopimelate ligase yields MTRYLHSLLKAIDLEVPSGLANLEIKNLSCDSREIKQGDLFLGLEGEKVDGGTYWARAIERGACAAIISKNASLLNPPKAEDPVVIFPDPVSLFMGKLAADFWDRPSDEICLIGVTGTNGKTTTSYLIEYLISFLGKPSALFGTLINRWPNHEEVSTYTTTFAVPLQEKLRRAVKAGAKYAAMEVSSHALSQNRIAGCNFSGAIFTNLSRDHLDYHDSMESYFKAKASLFRSHLIDDFNPRSVVNIDDKWGALLAKELDQKCWTCALTEKSKTGGNPDLYINNLQIIQGGYRGELHTPIGSGCFSSPLVGDFNYMNILQAVGILVQRGLPLNDLLVALNRFPGVPGRMQVINMDGFKVKDGYPLVIVDYAHTPDGLKNALVASRSLTNKKLICVFGCGGDRDRGKRSKMGEVAAKFADYIVVTSDNPRQEDPKRIIKDILIGIAFDSEFSVEPDRSVAIQQAIAKADKNDVVLIAGKGHEDYQILQDQTIYFDDREQAKKALCSI; encoded by the coding sequence TTGACGCGTTATCTTCACTCTTTGTTGAAAGCAATTGATCTTGAAGTGCCTTCTGGGTTGGCAAATCTGGAAATAAAAAATCTTTCGTGTGATTCAAGGGAAATTAAACAAGGTGATTTGTTCTTAGGTCTTGAGGGTGAGAAAGTTGATGGTGGTACCTATTGGGCAAGAGCTATTGAGAGAGGTGCTTGTGCAGCTATAATTAGTAAAAATGCTTCTCTTTTAAATCCACCAAAGGCGGAAGATCCCGTAGTTATTTTTCCTGATCCTGTTTCGCTATTCATGGGGAAATTAGCTGCAGATTTCTGGGACAGACCATCTGATGAGATTTGTTTGATAGGTGTTACTGGCACAAATGGTAAAACGACTACATCTTATCTAATTGAATATTTGATTTCTTTTCTAGGAAAGCCATCCGCCTTGTTTGGAACATTGATAAACCGATGGCCGAATCATGAAGAGGTTTCAACCTATACAACTACTTTTGCAGTGCCATTGCAGGAAAAACTTAGGAGAGCTGTTAAAGCAGGAGCTAAATATGCTGCAATGGAGGTAAGCTCACATGCATTGTCTCAAAATAGAATCGCTGGTTGTAATTTTAGTGGAGCAATATTTACAAATCTTTCAAGAGATCATTTGGATTATCACGACTCAATGGAATCGTATTTTAAGGCTAAAGCTAGTCTATTCAGATCACATTTAATAGATGATTTTAACCCTAGATCAGTAGTGAATATAGATGATAAATGGGGTGCATTGTTGGCAAAAGAGTTAGATCAAAAATGTTGGACATGTGCATTAACTGAGAAGTCAAAAACGGGAGGGAACCCAGATTTGTATATTAATAATCTTCAAATTATTCAAGGCGGCTATAGAGGGGAATTACATACGCCCATTGGCTCAGGGTGCTTTTCATCGCCATTAGTAGGCGATTTTAATTATATGAATATTTTGCAAGCAGTAGGTATTCTCGTACAGCGTGGCTTGCCATTAAATGATCTTTTAGTTGCTTTAAATCGATTCCCTGGAGTTCCTGGAAGAATGCAGGTGATAAATATGGATGGTTTTAAAGTTAAGGATGGCTATCCTCTTGTGATAGTTGATTATGCTCATACACCTGATGGTTTGAAAAATGCTTTAGTCGCATCAAGATCTTTGACGAACAAAAAATTAATCTGTGTCTTTGGTTGTGGTGGTGATAGAGATAGAGGTAAAAGATCTAAAATGGGAGAAGTTGCGGCCAAGTTTGCAGACTATATAGTTGTGACATCTGATAATCCTAGACAAGAAGACCCTAAGCGAATTATTAAAGATATTCTAATTGGTATCGCTTTTGATTCTGAATTTTCTGTGGAACCAGACAGATCTGTGGCAATTCAACAAGCCATAGCAAAAGCTGATAAAAACGACGTTGTTTTAATAGCAGGCAAAGGCCATGAAGATTATCAAATTTTACAAGATCAGACAATTTATTTTGATGATCGTGAGCAAGCTAAAAAAGCACTATGTTCAATATAG
- a CDS encoding PLP-dependent transferase, whose product MTERNLLNDPCWSAKDLGEPLPSSPHAVSVALPRWEDVIAYEEKVPACLNSLKAIYPRFGFNPFVAEIARKSLAFHGELHQSSWPFPNIASALSAQKHCHHDNSECYSKIKDFLGISCLIVDQRSTPSAKAFWQHTGLGLSSREAAIALGKEKKPSTSDGGCARAKLLNRLANLYECDSNLIQLHRSGMAALTSILSAIKDIKGDSSILQIGFPYVDVLKLPQIIFQGSDLTLKTKLNYIKALLDKKQPAALIIEIPSNPLLKCVDLISISKLAKDRNIPVIVDDTIGSSINVHLTPYADVVFSSLTKSFAGRGDILAGSTVISPYSKWKIELTEIMPKAALSSLSDSDAIELEIASRDVKDRLKRLNISCLKLKEKLETKKEISKVLHPQECKNFNSLLKKGGGYGCLLSFELKGGIEESKRIYDSLRVCKGPSLGTNFTLVCPYVQLAHFNELKWAESCGVSEHLLRVSVGLEDEDELWSRFNSVIEKK is encoded by the coding sequence TTGACTGAACGAAATTTACTAAATGATCCTTGCTGGAGTGCCAAAGACTTAGGCGAACCTCTCCCAAGCAGTCCACATGCAGTATCTGTTGCCTTACCTAGGTGGGAAGATGTAATTGCATATGAAGAGAAAGTTCCAGCCTGCTTAAATTCATTGAAAGCAATTTATCCAAGGTTTGGATTTAATCCTTTTGTTGCTGAGATTGCTCGCAAATCTTTAGCATTTCACGGAGAGTTACATCAAAGTAGTTGGCCTTTCCCAAATATAGCTTCTGCTTTAAGTGCACAAAAACATTGTCATCATGATAATTCTGAGTGTTATTCAAAAATTAAAGATTTTCTTGGAATTTCGTGTTTAATCGTTGATCAGAGGAGTACGCCATCAGCAAAAGCTTTTTGGCAACATACTGGTCTTGGATTGTCATCACGTGAGGCAGCTATTGCCCTTGGAAAAGAGAAAAAACCATCGACATCCGATGGTGGTTGCGCTCGAGCTAAACTTCTAAATCGTTTAGCAAATTTATATGAGTGTGATTCTAATTTAATTCAACTACACCGTTCAGGCATGGCTGCATTAACGTCTATCCTCTCAGCAATTAAGGATATCAAAGGAGATAGTTCAATACTTCAAATAGGTTTCCCATATGTTGATGTACTCAAACTTCCTCAAATTATTTTCCAGGGAAGCGATCTTACTCTTAAAACAAAATTAAATTATATAAAAGCACTGCTCGATAAAAAACAACCAGCAGCATTAATCATAGAGATACCTAGCAACCCTTTATTGAAATGCGTTGATCTCATATCTATTTCAAAACTAGCTAAAGATAGAAATATCCCTGTCATTGTTGACGATACAATTGGCTCTTCTATAAATGTTCATTTAACTCCTTACGCAGATGTAGTGTTTAGTTCACTTACAAAAAGTTTTGCTGGAAGAGGAGATATTCTTGCTGGCAGTACTGTCATAAGCCCTTATTCCAAATGGAAAATTGAATTAACTGAGATAATGCCTAAAGCTGCATTGTCATCGCTATCTGATTCAGATGCTATTGAGTTAGAGATAGCTAGTCGAGACGTAAAAGATCGCTTAAAAAGATTAAATATATCTTGCTTAAAGCTGAAAGAAAAATTAGAAACGAAAAAAGAAATATCAAAAGTTTTACATCCCCAGGAATGTAAAAATTTTAATTCTCTATTAAAAAAAGGAGGAGGATATGGATGTTTATTATCGTTTGAACTCAAAGGAGGGATTGAAGAATCAAAAAGAATTTATGATTCTTTGAGAGTATGCAAAGGACCTAGTTTAGGTACAAATTTTACATTAGTTTGTCCATACGTTCAGTTGGCTCATTTTAATGAATTAAAATGGGCTGAAAGTTGCGGAGTCTCTGAACATTTGTTAAGAGTTTCTGTAGGACTTGAAGATGAAGATGAATTATGGTCAAGATTCAATTCAGTAATAGAAAAAAAATAA
- a CDS encoding high light inducible protein has product MKNQTTEKPRVEEGKVIAERLNGYAAFVGCWALIGAYLTTGQIIPGVV; this is encoded by the coding sequence ATGAAAAATCAAACCACTGAAAAGCCAAGAGTAGAAGAAGGCAAAGTGATTGCTGAAAGACTTAACGGCTACGCAGCATTTGTTGGCTGCTGGGCACTCATCGGTGCATATCTAACAACCGGTCAGATCATTCCAGGTGTTGTGTAA
- a CDS encoding high light inducible protein, whose translation MTSSSSSSQVITEYGKQNIFGRETQPQLVEDYTSYPEEAEKTNGRWAMIGFFSLLVSYFTTGQIIPGIF comes from the coding sequence ATGACTTCTTCTTCTTCTTCTTCTCAGGTAATTACTGAGTACGGCAAACAAAACATCTTTGGCCGTGAAACACAGCCACAGCTTGTCGAGGATTACACAAGTTATCCAGAAGAAGCAGAGAAGACAAATGGTCGTTGGGCGATGATTGGCTTTTTTAGTCTTCTCGTTTCTTACTTCACAACTGGTCAAATCATTCCTGGAATCTTTTGA
- a CDS encoding aminotransferase class V-fold PLP-dependent enzyme, which produces MLPISFKGNMPALQNKHYFNYGGQGPLPTESLNAITTSWQIIQKLGPFTNDVWPYITKEIISTKNLISELCGVPPKRIAFTENVTSGCVLPLLGLPFYEGDHLLISDCEHPGIVAACKELARKKSLKIGILPVLKLCNGDDNKDETYTSVLNLIDKYIQKNTKLVVLSHLLWNTGQIMPIELISKKLKEHSSKPYLLVDAAQSFCHIPIKGVCDKADIYAFTGHKWAYGPEGLGAVAMSRRVLEESNPTLIGWKSLKAEESIYVNNNIPFHSDGRRFEIATSCVPLLSGLRTSLLMLTNEGSETDHFLKIKNLSSILWERLNAIKNIELVLKSAPPSGIISFTINGINSPEEVVNHLGQKNLWIRVLEDPKWLRACVHITTDIMEIDNLVNALSNFIADNKPA; this is translated from the coding sequence ATGTTACCAATATCTTTCAAAGGTAATATGCCCGCTTTACAAAACAAACATTACTTTAATTATGGAGGTCAAGGACCGTTACCAACTGAATCATTAAATGCAATCACCACAAGTTGGCAAATAATCCAAAAACTAGGTCCATTCACAAATGATGTTTGGCCATACATCACTAAAGAAATAATAAGTACCAAAAATCTTATTTCAGAACTTTGTGGAGTTCCCCCTAAGAGAATTGCTTTTACAGAGAATGTTACTTCCGGATGTGTATTACCATTACTTGGACTTCCATTTTATGAAGGCGATCATTTATTAATTAGTGACTGCGAGCATCCTGGTATAGTTGCAGCATGTAAAGAGTTGGCACGAAAAAAGAGTCTCAAGATTGGGATACTACCTGTCTTAAAACTATGCAATGGCGACGACAATAAAGATGAGACGTATACATCAGTACTTAATTTAATAGATAAATATATACAAAAAAATACAAAGTTAGTTGTTCTCTCACATCTTCTTTGGAATACAGGACAAATCATGCCAATTGAACTTATTTCCAAAAAACTTAAAGAGCATTCAAGCAAGCCTTATTTGTTAGTTGATGCAGCACAAAGTTTTTGTCATATACCAATAAAAGGTGTTTGTGATAAAGCAGACATCTATGCATTTACAGGACACAAATGGGCTTATGGGCCTGAAGGCCTTGGGGCTGTGGCCATGTCAAGAAGGGTGCTAGAAGAATCAAACCCAACATTAATTGGTTGGAAAAGCTTAAAAGCTGAAGAGAGTATTTATGTAAATAACAACATTCCTTTTCATTCAGATGGAAGGCGTTTTGAAATAGCAACATCTTGTGTACCTCTTTTATCTGGTCTCAGAACCTCTTTACTAATGCTAACTAATGAAGGTTCAGAAACTGATCATTTTTTAAAGATTAAAAACCTCAGTTCCATCCTTTGGGAAAGATTGAACGCAATTAAAAATATAGAGCTTGTTTTAAAAAGTGCGCCACCTTCAGGCATTATTAGTTTTACAATTAATGGAATCAATTCTCCCGAGGAAGTGGTTAACCATCTTGGTCAAAAAAATTTATGGATAAGGGTTCTCGAAGATCCAAAATGGCTTCGTGCTTGTGTACACATCACAACAGATATAATGGAAATAGATAATCTTGTTAATGCACTAAGCAATTTCATTGCGGATAATAAACCCGCATAG
- a CDS encoding glutaredoxin family protein, with protein sequence MNSEVFILLSRKGCCLCETLEKKMLNISLTNLNPPIVLSIIDIDSKEVPYDIKKKYTNDVPVIILESSKLSRKIELPRIPPRLKDELLLSWLQKKLNIYFEKY encoded by the coding sequence ATGAATTCAGAGGTGTTCATTTTACTTTCTCGTAAAGGCTGTTGCTTATGTGAAACGCTAGAAAAAAAAATGTTAAATATCAGTCTAACTAACTTAAATCCTCCGATAGTACTTTCTATTATAGATATAGATAGTAAAGAAGTTCCATATGATATTAAAAAAAAGTATACAAATGATGTCCCAGTAATTATTCTTGAATCTAGTAAATTATCAAGAAAAATTGAATTACCTCGTATTCCTCCTCGTTTGAAAGACGAGTTGCTTTTGTCTTGGCTACAAAAGAAGCTGAATATTTATTTTGAGAAATATTAA
- a CDS encoding trans-sulfuration enzyme family protein, translating into MGSVKKEKVIRTGVNTRVIHHKENFSKETGSVMPPIFPTSTFVHGNEGGFDYTRSGNPNFRILESVLSDLEECQFACVFSSGVAAITAIVSSLKAGDLILCEENLYGCTVRLFEQVFNSFGLKTLWVDFTKSNFKEVIAKHKPALIWIESPTNPLLKIIDIEAICNFSNKMQIPVVVDNTFATPLLQRPLKLGATLSLTSTTKYINGHSDALGGAICTESTAWKEKLNFAQKALGLNPSPFDCWLINRGIKTLPLRLERQINNASKIANQLAENPVIKFVRYPFRNDHPQCKLAKKQMTLGGAIVTAALNTSQAKTFSFCKSLRFFKMAESLGGIESLVCHPATMTHASVSKETKLKIGITDSLIRLSVGCENIEDLIADLNQALESIS; encoded by the coding sequence ATGGGCTCAGTAAAAAAAGAGAAGGTGATCAGAACAGGAGTAAATACAAGAGTCATTCATCACAAAGAAAATTTTTCTAAGGAAACAGGCTCAGTAATGCCTCCTATATTCCCAACCTCAACTTTCGTTCACGGCAATGAGGGTGGGTTTGATTACACACGTTCAGGAAATCCAAATTTTAGAATTCTCGAATCAGTATTATCTGATCTGGAGGAATGTCAATTCGCATGTGTATTTAGTTCTGGGGTCGCTGCAATCACTGCTATTGTCTCTTCTCTCAAGGCTGGTGACTTAATCCTCTGTGAGGAGAACCTTTATGGATGTACAGTGAGATTGTTTGAACAAGTTTTCAATAGTTTTGGATTAAAAACTCTGTGGGTAGATTTTACTAAGTCTAATTTTAAAGAAGTCATTGCCAAACATAAACCAGCATTAATTTGGATAGAAAGTCCAACCAACCCACTCCTTAAAATTATTGATATTGAAGCAATTTGTAATTTCTCAAACAAAATGCAAATTCCTGTTGTCGTAGACAATACTTTTGCGACGCCTCTATTACAAAGACCTCTTAAACTTGGAGCGACATTATCCTTGACTAGTACAACCAAGTACATAAATGGTCATTCAGATGCACTTGGAGGCGCTATTTGCACTGAGAGCACTGCATGGAAAGAAAAGCTAAATTTTGCCCAAAAAGCACTTGGTTTAAACCCTTCTCCTTTTGATTGCTGGCTTATTAACCGAGGGATAAAAACTCTTCCACTTCGGCTAGAAAGACAAATCAATAATGCATCTAAAATAGCCAATCAACTCGCTGAGAATCCAGTAATAAAATTCGTTCGATATCCATTTAGGAATGATCACCCACAATGTAAATTAGCCAAAAAGCAAATGACTTTGGGAGGAGCAATTGTTACTGCCGCTCTTAATACAAGTCAAGCTAAAACTTTTTCATTTTGTAAAAGTCTGCGTTTCTTCAAAATGGCAGAAAGTCTTGGAGGGATTGAAAGCCTTGTTTGTCACCCAGCAACAATGACACACGCCTCAGTTTCAAAAGAAACAAAATTAAAGATTGGAATCACTGATTCACTTATTCGCTTGTCTGTCGGATGTGAAAATATTGAGGATTTAATCGCTGATTTAAATCAAGCCTTGGAAAGCATCTCTTGA
- the cysK gene encoding cysteine synthase A, whose amino-acid sequence MSRIFEDNSFAIGHTPLVKLNSITKNAKATVLAKIEGRNPAYSVKCRIGANMIWDAEKKGLLNKDKVIIEPTSGNTGIALAYTAAARGYKLILTMPESMSIERRRMMAVLGAELILTEAAKGMPGAIAKAKEIADSDPQKYFMPGQFDNPANPEIHFKTTGPEIWDDTDGNIDVLVSGVGTGGTITGVSRYIKKDKNHSLLSVAVEPTHSPVITQTLNGEEVKPGPHKIQGIGAGFIPKNLDLSVVDQVEQVSNDESIAMALRLAQEEGLLVGISCGAAAAVAVRLAEKDEFAGKTIVVVLPDLAERYISSIMFENVPTGVIKEPSLA is encoded by the coding sequence ATGTCCAGAATCTTTGAAGACAATAGTTTTGCTATTGGTCATACACCATTGGTCAAACTGAATTCGATCACTAAGAATGCGAAAGCTACAGTCCTTGCAAAGATAGAAGGTCGCAACCCCGCCTACAGCGTCAAATGCAGAATTGGTGCAAATATGATCTGGGATGCAGAAAAAAAAGGCTTACTTAATAAAGACAAAGTCATTATTGAGCCAACATCTGGTAATACAGGAATAGCCCTTGCTTACACAGCTGCCGCTCGTGGTTACAAACTTATCCTCACCATGCCTGAGTCCATGTCAATTGAACGTCGAAGGATGATGGCTGTCCTTGGTGCTGAGCTCATTCTTACTGAAGCAGCAAAAGGCATGCCTGGTGCCATTGCAAAAGCCAAGGAAATAGCAGATAGCGATCCTCAGAAATACTTTATGCCTGGCCAATTTGATAATCCAGCCAATCCAGAAATACATTTCAAAACGACAGGTCCTGAAATTTGGGATGATACCGATGGAAATATTGATGTTCTAGTATCTGGAGTAGGAACAGGTGGAACAATTACAGGTGTCTCTCGTTATATAAAAAAAGATAAGAATCATTCATTATTATCCGTTGCTGTTGAGCCCACGCATAGTCCAGTAATAACGCAGACTCTTAACGGAGAAGAAGTAAAACCTGGCCCTCATAAAATCCAAGGTATTGGGGCTGGATTTATTCCTAAAAACCTCGACTTATCAGTAGTCGATCAAGTTGAGCAAGTCTCGAATGATGAGTCTATAGCGATGGCACTTCGATTAGCACAAGAAGAAGGTCTATTAGTTGGCATCTCATGTGGTGCAGCAGCAGCTGTAGCTGTAAGATTGGCTGAAAAAGATGAGTTTGCAGGAAAGACAATCGTTGTAGTCCTACCTGACCTTGCTGAAAGATATATCTCATCCATAATGTTTGAGAATGTTCCGACAGGAGTTATCAAAGAACCATCATTAGCCTAA
- a CDS encoding Photosystem I reaction center subunit IX: MFKIFHTKWLKSAPVVATLWLSSTAVILIGVNYVAPDYLFMPTS; the protein is encoded by the coding sequence ATGTTTAAAATCTTTCATACAAAGTGGCTTAAGTCCGCGCCAGTAGTTGCAACACTATGGCTTTCTAGTACAGCAGTCATCCTCATTGGAGTGAATTATGTTGCTCCTGACTACTTATTCATGCCGACGAGTTGA
- a CDS encoding high light inducible protein, with protein MQPSNKTILERSIGRPAMMAFVLLTGIYLTTGQLIPGVV; from the coding sequence ATGCAACCATCTAACAAAACAATTCTAGAAAGAAGCATCGGTAGACCAGCCATGATGGCATTCGTTCTTTTAACAGGTATCTACCTAACAACCGGTCAACTCATCCCAGGTGTCGTTTAA
- a CDS encoding PAP/fibrillin family protein translates to MNAISKLIEVIEHTPKSNQIVELIKLAESESSVDITKQIDLLTGVWELRWSTSNSPLLNYSPLLDNLQILEPKRSKGLNLLRPKGFAGKLFSTNILASLEIIDQKRINVSFKKAGIIGPKLLGKKISFLSEIKKTQKGWLDTTVLSPDLRICKGYKGTTFALLKRNDLSLTEFFNA, encoded by the coding sequence ATGAATGCAATATCAAAATTGATAGAAGTTATTGAACATACCCCTAAATCAAATCAGATCGTAGAGCTCATAAAACTAGCTGAAAGCGAATCATCTGTAGACATAACAAAGCAAATTGATCTACTCACAGGTGTATGGGAACTTAGATGGAGTACTTCTAACTCACCTCTTTTAAATTATTCACCACTATTAGATAACTTACAGATACTTGAGCCAAAGAGAAGTAAAGGACTAAATTTATTAAGACCAAAAGGTTTTGCAGGAAAGCTATTTTCTACTAACATTCTTGCTAGCTTAGAAATCATTGATCAGAAACGTATAAACGTTAGCTTTAAAAAAGCAGGAATAATAGGTCCAAAGTTACTAGGTAAAAAGATTAGTTTCCTATCAGAAATAAAAAAGACTCAAAAAGGTTGGCTAGATACAACTGTATTATCTCCCGACTTACGTATATGCAAAGGTTACAAGGGTACAACTTTTGCTTTGTTAAAAAGAAATGATTTATCACTTACTGAATTTTTTAATGCATAG
- the rpsD gene encoding 30S ribosomal protein S4, with product MSRYRGPRLRITRRLGDLPGLTRKAAKRSHPPGQHGQARRKRSEYAIRLEEKQKLRFNYGISERQLVRYVKKARAQEGSTGTNLLKLLENRLDNVCFRLGFGPTIPGARQLVNHGHVTVNGKITDIASYQCKAGDVIAIRDNKASQKLAQANLEFPGLANVPPHLELDKTKLSAKISAKTDREWVAIEINELLVVEYYSRKV from the coding sequence ATGTCTAGATACCGCGGACCTCGCTTGAGGATCACGCGTCGCTTGGGAGACCTACCTGGTCTCACCAGGAAGGCCGCTAAAAGGTCACATCCTCCAGGTCAGCACGGCCAAGCCCGTCGCAAGCGCTCTGAATACGCGATCCGACTCGAAGAAAAGCAAAAGCTTCGATTCAACTATGGAATTTCTGAACGTCAGCTTGTTCGTTATGTAAAAAAAGCTCGTGCTCAGGAAGGTTCCACAGGAACAAATCTATTGAAGCTTTTAGAAAATAGGCTTGATAATGTTTGTTTTAGACTTGGATTTGGACCAACCATCCCAGGTGCAAGGCAATTGGTAAACCATGGCCATGTAACTGTAAATGGCAAGATAACAGATATTGCAAGTTATCAATGCAAGGCTGGAGATGTTATTGCTATTAGAGATAACAAAGCCAGTCAGAAATTAGCTCAAGCAAACTTGGAATTTCCAGGTCTTGCAAATGTTCCGCCTCATCTTGAACTTGATAAAACCAAACTATCCGCAAAAATATCTGCAAAGACAGATAGGGAATGGGTGGCTATTGAAATTAATGAATTGTTAGTTGTTGAGTATTATTCAAGAAAAGTTTAA